A window of the Rhizobium brockwellii genome harbors these coding sequences:
- a CDS encoding methyl-accepting chemotaxis protein yields MKKLKIAHQLFALIGVLMAAFAVATYFEIRTSEQAIYDERFDMLRTQVESGISVLNTFYEREKAGQMTHEAAQAEAFEILKRVSFQPSGYLFGFDYNVVQLFHPSPVNLGKNMSGQVDKTGAKFSQALVDNGKAGGGRTFYYWTKPGQPEDQVFLKGGYSKAFEPWKIVVGTGVYLDDLQQKVNATIWKALTASLIVFVCGIAAAVFFIRGISHPLKDIHNALQSVAEEDVSITIPHTGMNNEVGMMAKATQSLQEKIRERHAMSDREAAQQLALENERETNLRQQQDEATLQARVVTTIGQALEMIARGDLTVRCADLGQKYAALRDNFNDALSHLEAAMAKVSAKGTDIGTSKEEIRRASNELSQRTERQAASLEETSAALDELTVAVRQTADGAHEASKRVHSVSTEATHSDAIVTQAIEAMSGIEKSSSEITKIIGVIDEIAFQTNLLALNAGVEAARAGESGKGFAVVAQEVRELAQRSAAAAKEIKDQIARSSSQVDHGVRLVGEAGEALKRISDQIKAANEIVAKIAHSASEQDTTLRSISSSMNQLDAATQQNAAMAEETTASAETLATDTDELIDLIRGFRVGAPQHRQAEPMRRAS; encoded by the coding sequence ATGAAAAAGCTCAAGATTGCGCATCAACTTTTTGCGCTGATCGGCGTCCTAATGGCTGCATTCGCAGTCGCCACCTATTTCGAAATCCGCACCTCCGAGCAGGCGATCTACGACGAGCGTTTCGACATGCTGCGCACGCAGGTCGAGTCGGGCATCTCCGTCCTCAACACCTTCTACGAGCGCGAGAAGGCCGGTCAGATGACCCATGAAGCCGCCCAGGCCGAAGCCTTCGAGATCCTGAAGCGCGTCAGCTTCCAGCCATCCGGTTATCTCTTCGGCTTCGACTATAACGTCGTCCAACTCTTCCATCCGAGCCCGGTCAATCTCGGCAAGAACATGAGCGGCCAGGTCGACAAGACAGGCGCGAAATTCAGCCAGGCGCTGGTCGACAACGGCAAGGCCGGCGGCGGCCGTACCTTCTACTACTGGACCAAGCCCGGTCAGCCGGAAGACCAGGTCTTCCTCAAGGGCGGTTATTCCAAGGCCTTCGAACCCTGGAAGATCGTCGTCGGTACCGGCGTCTACCTCGATGACCTGCAGCAGAAGGTCAATGCGACGATCTGGAAGGCGCTGACGGCCTCGCTGATCGTCTTCGTCTGCGGCATCGCCGCTGCCGTCTTCTTCATCCGCGGCATCTCCCATCCGCTGAAGGACATCCACAATGCCCTGCAGTCGGTTGCCGAAGAGGACGTGTCCATCACTATTCCGCACACCGGCATGAACAACGAAGTCGGTATGATGGCCAAGGCGACGCAGTCGCTGCAGGAAAAGATCAGGGAACGTCATGCGATGTCCGATCGCGAGGCGGCCCAGCAGCTGGCGCTGGAAAACGAGCGTGAAACCAATCTGCGCCAGCAGCAGGATGAAGCAACGCTGCAGGCGCGGGTGGTGACGACCATCGGCCAGGCGCTGGAGATGATCGCCCGCGGCGACCTCACCGTCCGCTGCGCCGATCTCGGCCAGAAATACGCCGCCCTTCGCGACAACTTCAACGATGCGCTGTCGCATCTCGAAGCCGCCATGGCCAAGGTCAGCGCCAAGGGCACCGACATCGGCACCAGCAAGGAAGAGATCCGCCGCGCTTCCAACGAGCTGTCGCAGCGCACCGAGCGCCAGGCCGCCAGCCTCGAGGAAACCTCGGCCGCCCTCGACGAACTCACCGTTGCCGTCCGTCAGACCGCCGATGGCGCCCATGAAGCGAGCAAGCGCGTCCACTCGGTCAGCACCGAGGCCACCCATAGTGATGCGATCGTCACCCAGGCGATCGAGGCAATGAGCGGCATCGAGAAGTCGTCCTCGGAGATCACCAAGATCATCGGCGTCATCGACGAGATCGCCTTCCAGACCAACCTCTTGGCGCTGAATGCCGGCGTCGAGGCAGCTCGCGCCGGTGAGAGCGGCAAGGGGTTTGCGGTCGTCGCCCAGGAAGTCCGCGAGCTTGCCCAGCGCTCCGCCGCGGCCGCCAAGGAGATCAAGGACCAGATCGCCCGCTCCTCAAGCCAGGTCGACCACGGCGTCCGTCTGGTCGGCGAGGCAGGCGAGGCGTTGAAGCGCATCTCCGACCAGATCAAGGCCGCCAACGAGATCGTCGCCAAGATCGCCCACAGTGCCTCCGAACAGGACACAACGCTGCGCTCGATCTCGTCGTCGATGAACCAGCTCGATGCCGCCACCCAGCAGAATGCCGCCATGGCCGAAGAGACCACGGCATCGGCCGAGACGCTGGCCACCGACACCGACGAGCTGATCGACCTTATCCGCGGCTTCCGAGTCGGTGCGCCACAGCACCGCCAGGCGGAACCGATGCGCCGGGCCAGCTGA
- a CDS encoding methyl-accepting chemotaxis protein, with amino-acid sequence MKNLKISKQLILLVVGLMIAFAIATSLQIRSSVDAIYKERYDMLRAEVQSAVSVLKIYQAKVTAGEMTLEDAQKQAYATVNAMKYDPDGYFFGYSYDIQMMFHYDAAKIGQVNKGQPDSKGKLYREELVKLGQQGGGLVEYYSTAKPGQPAGDFRKTAYAQAFDPWKVVVVTGVYMDDLNAQINSTILTALSGSIVLFFLAMTAAYIVIRGISGPLNNVHAALKAVAEEDVSITIPHTGMNNEVGMMAKATQSLQEKIRERHAMSDREAAQQLALENERETNLRQQQDEATLQARVVTTIGQALEMIARGDLTVRCADLGQKYAALRDNFNDALSHLEAAMAKVSAKGTDIGTSKEEIRRASNELSQRTERQAASLEETSAALDELTVAVRQTADGAHEASKRVHSVSTEATHSDAIVTQAIEAMSGIEKSSSEITKIIGVIDEIAFQTNLLALNAGVEAARAGESGKGFAVVAQEVRELAQRSAAAAKEIKDQIARSSSQVDHGVRLVGEAGEALKRISDQIKAANEIVAKIAHSASEQDTTLRSISSSMNQLDAATQQNAAMAEETTASAETLATDTDELIDLIRGFRVSGESAAPAMHQGRRAA; translated from the coding sequence ATGAAAAATTTGAAGATATCGAAGCAGCTCATATTGCTGGTCGTCGGCCTGATGATCGCCTTTGCGATCGCCACTTCCCTGCAGATCCGCTCCTCCGTCGATGCGATCTACAAGGAGCGTTATGACATGCTCCGCGCCGAGGTTCAGTCGGCGGTCTCGGTTCTCAAAATCTACCAGGCAAAGGTAACTGCCGGCGAAATGACGCTGGAAGACGCCCAGAAGCAGGCCTACGCCACGGTCAATGCGATGAAATACGACCCCGATGGCTATTTCTTCGGCTATAGCTACGACATCCAGATGATGTTCCATTATGATGCCGCGAAAATCGGTCAGGTCAACAAGGGCCAGCCGGACAGCAAAGGCAAGCTCTATCGCGAAGAGCTGGTCAAGCTCGGGCAGCAGGGCGGCGGTCTCGTCGAATATTATTCCACAGCCAAACCGGGCCAGCCCGCTGGCGATTTTCGCAAGACGGCCTATGCACAGGCCTTCGATCCCTGGAAGGTCGTCGTCGTCACCGGCGTCTACATGGACGATCTCAATGCTCAGATAAACAGCACGATCCTGACCGCGCTCTCCGGCAGCATCGTCCTGTTCTTCCTTGCCATGACAGCCGCCTACATCGTCATCCGCGGCATATCGGGACCTCTCAACAACGTCCATGCCGCCCTGAAGGCTGTCGCCGAAGAGGATGTCTCGATCACCATTCCGCACACCGGCATGAACAATGAAGTCGGCATGATGGCGAAGGCGACGCAGTCGCTGCAGGAAAAAATCAGGGAACGTCATGCGATGTCCGATCGCGAGGCGGCCCAGCAGCTGGCGCTGGAAAACGAGCGTGAAACCAATCTGCGCCAGCAGCAGGATGAAGCAACGCTGCAGGCGCGGGTGGTGACGACCATCGGCCAGGCGCTGGAGATGATCGCCCGCGGCGACCTCACCGTCCGCTGCGCCGATCTCGGCCAGAAATACGCCGCCCTTCGCGACAACTTCAACGATGCGCTGTCGCATCTCGAAGCCGCCATGGCCAAGGTCAGCGCCAAGGGCACCGACATCGGCACCAGCAAGGAAGAGATCCGCCGTGCCTCCAACGAGCTGTCGCAGCGCACCGAGCGCCAGGCCGCCAGCCTCGAGGAAACCTCGGCCGCCCTCGACGAACTCACCGTTGCCGTCCGTCAGACCGCCGATGGCGCCCATGAAGCGAGCAAGCGCGTCCACTCGGTCAGCACCGAGGCCACCCATAGTGATGCGATCGTCACCCAGGCGATCGAGGCAATGAGCGGCATCGAGAAGTCGTCCTCGGAGATCACCAAGATCATCGGCGTCATCGACGAGATCGCCTTCCAGACCAACCTCTTGGCGCTGAATGCCGGCGTCGAGGCAGCTCGCGCCGGTGAGAGCGGCAAGGGGTTTGCGGTCGTCGCCCAGGAAGTCCGCGAGCTTGCCCAGCGCTCCGCCGCGGCCGCCAAGGAGATCAAGGACCAGATCGCCCGCTCCTCCAGCCAGGTCGACCACGGCGTCCGTCTGGTCGGCGAGGCAGGCGAGGCGCTGAAGCGCATCTCCGACCAGATCAAGGCCGCCAATGAGATCGTCGCCAAGATCGCCCACAGTGCCTCCGAACAGGACACGACGCTGCGTTCGATCTCCTCGTCGATGAACCAGCTCGACGCCGCCACCCAGCAGAACGCTGCCATGGCCGAAGAGACCACGGCATCGGCCGAGACGCTCGCCACCGATACCGACGAACTGATCGATCTCATCCGCGGCTTCCGTGTCAGTGGCGAAAGCGCTGCCCCGGCAATGCATCAAGGTCGCCGTGCCGCCTAA
- a CDS encoding SAM-dependent methyltransferase, producing the protein MASAFLSIVQQIVRKGSLKLTLANGETHTIGDGTGETVVARLADQEAEDAIRRDPTMKLGEMYMEGRFILEQGNIYDFLSLVKQNTTNEIFDFKMAALLLGRIAWQQLKSRVPVNRNKHNVAHHYDLSAKLFDLFLDEDWQYSCAYFEPPGIGLDEAQLAKKRHIAAKLLLEPNQRILEIGSGWGGMGMYLTEATDGAEFTGITLSEEQLKVSRTRAEKRGLADRLRFELQDYRTMTGRKFDRIVSVGMFEHVGIGNYGNFFRKVSDLLDDNGVMVLHSIGRPKPSFGTNAFIEKYIFPGGYIPSVGEVVPPLEKAGLLVKDVEILPLHYAYTLRHWRERFVARKAEAVALYDEQFFRMWEFYLAGSEIGFRWDELFILQIQIAKNQFAVPDNRTYIARNEAKLKEFEARRTPLEKVTF; encoded by the coding sequence ATGGCGTCGGCATTCTTATCGATCGTCCAGCAAATCGTCCGCAAGGGTTCGTTGAAACTTACCCTTGCCAATGGCGAAACCCACACTATCGGCGACGGCACGGGTGAAACCGTTGTCGCCCGCCTTGCCGATCAGGAGGCCGAGGACGCTATCCGGCGCGACCCGACCATGAAGCTCGGCGAAATGTATATGGAAGGCCGGTTCATTCTCGAACAGGGCAACATCTATGATTTCCTGTCGCTGGTGAAACAGAACACCACCAACGAAATCTTCGATTTCAAGATGGCGGCACTGCTCCTCGGCCGCATTGCCTGGCAGCAGCTGAAGAGCCGCGTGCCGGTCAATCGCAACAAGCACAATGTCGCCCATCATTACGACCTGTCGGCCAAGCTCTTCGATCTTTTCCTCGACGAGGACTGGCAATATTCCTGCGCCTATTTCGAGCCGCCGGGCATTGGTCTCGACGAGGCGCAACTGGCCAAGAAACGTCATATCGCCGCCAAGCTTCTACTCGAGCCGAACCAGCGTATCCTGGAGATCGGCTCCGGCTGGGGCGGCATGGGCATGTACCTGACGGAGGCGACCGACGGTGCCGAGTTCACCGGCATCACGCTGAGCGAGGAACAGCTCAAGGTCTCGCGTACGCGCGCCGAAAAACGCGGCCTTGCCGACCGGTTGCGGTTCGAACTGCAGGACTACCGCACCATGACGGGCAGGAAGTTCGACCGCATCGTCTCGGTCGGCATGTTCGAACATGTCGGTATCGGCAATTACGGCAATTTCTTCCGCAAGGTATCGGACCTGCTCGATGACAACGGCGTCATGGTGCTGCATTCGATCGGCCGCCCTAAGCCGAGCTTCGGTACCAATGCCTTCATCGAGAAATACATCTTCCCGGGCGGCTACATCCCTTCCGTTGGCGAGGTCGTGCCGCCGCTCGAAAAGGCAGGGCTGTTGGTCAAGGATGTCGAAATCCTGCCGCTGCATTACGCCTATACGCTGCGCCATTGGCGCGAGCGTTTCGTGGCGCGCAAGGCCGAAGCGGTGGCGCTTTACGACGAGCAATTCTTCCGCATGTGGGAATTCTATCTGGCCGGTTCCGAAATCGGCTTCCGCTGGGACGAACTCTTCATCCTGCAGATCCAGATCGCCAAGAACCAGTTCGCTGTTCCCGACAATCGCACTTACATCGCGCGCAACGAAGCGAAGCTGAAGGAATTCGAGGCGAGGCGCACCCCGCTCGAAAAGGTGACGTTCTGA
- a CDS encoding DUF523 domain-containing protein yields the protein MQSKILVSACLMGHAVRYDGRAKPLLHPAIETWLAEGRLVTICPEMSAGMKVPRPPAEIGNAATGEDVLAGTARVVELTGADVTEEFLLAAENAVALARQADCRYALLIDGSPSCGSGFIYDGTFSGRKQAGAGVTAAALKAAGVEVFSDREIERLIERIGQ from the coding sequence ATGCAGAGCAAGATTCTCGTCAGCGCCTGTCTCATGGGCCACGCCGTCCGCTATGACGGGCGAGCGAAGCCGTTGCTTCATCCGGCAATCGAGACATGGCTAGCCGAGGGCCGTTTGGTGACGATCTGTCCGGAGATGTCGGCGGGCATGAAGGTGCCGCGCCCTCCGGCTGAGATTGGAAATGCCGCGACCGGCGAGGATGTGCTGGCCGGCACGGCGCGGGTTGTCGAGCTGACGGGCGCCGACGTGACGGAAGAGTTCCTGCTGGCGGCAGAAAATGCCGTGGCGCTCGCAAGGCAGGCCGACTGCCGCTATGCGCTGCTCATCGACGGCAGCCCGTCCTGCGGATCCGGTTTCATCTATGACGGCACCTTTTCCGGCCGCAAGCAGGCCGGCGCCGGCGTGACGGCGGCGGCGCTGAAAGCAGCCGGCGTTGAAGTGTTTTCCGATCGCGAGATCGAGCGGCTGATCGAACGCATCGGGCAGTGA
- the glyS gene encoding glycine--tRNA ligase subunit beta: MPNLLLELRSEEIPARMQRKAAGDLKKLVTDALVEAGLSYEGAREYWTPRRLALDIHGLTARSADVREERKGPRTDANEKAIEGFLRGAGLSSVSEAQVVSDPKKGDFYVAVISKPGRATEEIVTDIMPGIIRDFPWPKSMRWGKASSKPGALRWVRPLQSIVCTFGPEHEETTVIPFEIDGITASNITYGHRFHAPEAITVRRFDDYAANLEKAKVILDAERRKDIILHDARDIAFANGLELVEDEGLLEEVSGLVEWPQVLMGSFEEDYLTIPSEIIRLTIKTNQKCFVTRPQGGETLSNKFILVSNIQASDGGKEIVHGNGKVVRARLSDALHFWKRDQGNLPDLETLTTSAAKFGLDLNKPLDQRMAKLDALDVTFHAKLGTQGARVARIRALAKELADITGADAALVDRAAVLAKADLRTEAVGEFPELQGLMGRKYAVLQGEDTSVAAAIEDHYKPQGPSDRVPEDKVAITIALADKLDTLIGFWAIDEKPTGSKDPFALRRAALGVVRILLERRIRLPLLATTQDIDLLSFFHDRLKVYLRDQGARHDLIEAVLMPDADDLLMVARRVEALTAFITSEDGKNLLSGTKRATQLLAAEEKKGTVIADGVSQALLKLDAERELFAAISSASKDASNAVAGEDFRSAMEALSKLRGPVDRFFEDVLVNDEDAAIRANRLALLRLIREATGTVADFSKISG, encoded by the coding sequence ATGCCAAACCTTCTTCTCGAACTCCGCTCCGAAGAGATTCCGGCCCGCATGCAGCGCAAGGCTGCCGGCGACCTGAAGAAGCTCGTCACCGATGCGCTTGTCGAAGCGGGCCTGTCCTACGAGGGCGCGCGCGAATACTGGACGCCGCGCCGGCTGGCGCTCGACATCCACGGCCTGACGGCCCGCTCCGCCGATGTGCGCGAGGAACGCAAGGGACCGCGCACCGACGCCAACGAGAAGGCGATCGAAGGCTTTTTGCGCGGCGCAGGGCTTTCCTCGGTCTCCGAAGCGCAGGTGGTGAGCGATCCGAAGAAGGGCGATTTCTACGTCGCGGTCATCTCCAAGCCCGGCCGCGCGACGGAAGAGATCGTCACCGATATCATGCCCGGCATCATCCGCGATTTTCCCTGGCCGAAATCGATGCGCTGGGGCAAGGCCTCGTCGAAGCCCGGTGCGCTACGCTGGGTGCGGCCGTTGCAGTCGATCGTCTGCACTTTCGGCCCGGAGCATGAAGAGACAACCGTCATCCCCTTCGAGATCGACGGCATCACCGCGTCCAACATCACCTATGGGCACCGCTTCCATGCGCCGGAGGCGATCACGGTGCGGCGCTTCGACGATTATGCGGCGAACTTGGAAAAGGCGAAGGTCATCCTCGATGCCGAGCGGCGCAAGGACATCATCCTGCACGACGCCCGCGACATCGCCTTTGCCAACGGGCTGGAGCTGGTGGAAGACGAAGGCCTGCTGGAGGAAGTCTCCGGCCTCGTCGAATGGCCGCAGGTGCTGATGGGCAGTTTCGAGGAGGATTATCTCACGATCCCCTCCGAAATCATCCGGCTGACGATCAAGACCAACCAGAAGTGTTTCGTGACGCGACCGCAAGGTGGCGAAACTCTGTCGAACAAATTCATCCTGGTTTCCAATATCCAGGCGAGCGACGGCGGCAAGGAAATCGTCCACGGCAACGGCAAGGTGGTGCGGGCCCGGCTGTCGGATGCGCTGCATTTCTGGAAGCGCGACCAGGGCAATCTGCCGGATCTCGAGACGCTCACCACGTCGGCGGCAAAATTCGGCCTCGACCTGAATAAGCCGCTCGACCAGCGCATGGCCAAGCTCGATGCGCTTGACGTGACCTTCCATGCCAAGCTCGGCACACAGGGCGCGCGTGTTGCGCGCATCCGCGCCCTAGCCAAGGAATTGGCTGATATCACCGGCGCCGACGCGGCCCTCGTCGATCGCGCCGCCGTCCTCGCCAAGGCCGACCTGCGCACTGAGGCCGTCGGCGAATTCCCGGAGCTGCAGGGCTTGATGGGCCGCAAATATGCGGTGCTGCAGGGTGAGGATACCTCCGTTGCCGCAGCGATCGAGGATCACTACAAGCCGCAGGGTCCGTCGGACCGCGTGCCGGAGGACAAAGTGGCGATCACCATCGCCCTTGCCGACAAGCTCGATACGCTGATCGGCTTCTGGGCGATCGACGAAAAGCCGACCGGGTCGAAGGATCCGTTTGCGCTGCGGCGGGCAGCACTCGGTGTCGTCAGGATCCTGCTCGAGCGAAGGATCCGCCTGCCGCTGCTGGCGACGACCCAGGATATAGATCTCCTCTCCTTCTTCCATGACCGTCTCAAGGTCTATCTGCGCGACCAGGGCGCCCGCCACGACCTGATCGAAGCCGTGCTGATGCCCGATGCCGACGACCTGTTGATGGTGGCGCGCCGCGTCGAAGCGCTGACGGCCTTCATCACCTCGGAGGACGGCAAGAACCTGCTTTCCGGCACCAAGCGGGCGACACAGCTGCTCGCCGCCGAGGAAAAGAAGGGCACCGTGATCGCCGACGGCGTTTCGCAAGCGCTTTTGAAGCTCGATGCCGAGAGGGAATTGTTCGCCGCAATCTCCAGCGCCTCGAAGGATGCGTCGAACGCCGTTGCCGGGGAAGACTTCCGCTCGGCAATGGAAGCGCTCTCCAAGCTGCGCGGCCCGGTCGACCGCTTCTTCGAAGACGTGCTCGTCAACGACGAGGACGCCGCCATCCGCGCCAACCGTCTCGCTTTGCTGCGGCTGATCCGCGAGGCGACGGGAACGGTTGCGGATTTCTCGAAGATTTCGGGGTGA
- a CDS encoding Tex family protein, with amino-acid sequence MAADLRFLAARISAEINARPEQAKAAIELLDEGSTVPFIARYRKEVTGGLDDTQLRNLAERLVYLRELEARRDAIVESITGQGKMTDELMTKVAGAETKAELEDLYLPYKPKRRTRAEIARERGLGPLAEAILAERAREPAVLAEGFVTADVPDVKTVLEGARDIIAEGIAENADLLGRLRAHMRQASLLKAKVVDGKQATGEKFSDYFDHSERWATAPGHRALAMLRGWNEEVLTLTIEADAETTSPNKPVERMIVAAYEIGTSRPGDRWLMEVASWTWRVKLSMSLSLDLMRELRERAEEEAIHVFARNLKDLLLAAPAGSRATMGLDPGIRTGVKVAVVDGTGKVVATSTVYPFQPRNDVRGAQVELASLIRKHNVELISIGNGTGSRETEKLVADMLAELPAPKPTKVIVSEAGASVYSASATAAAEFPDLDVSLRGAVSIARRLQDPLAELVKIEPKSIGVGQYQHDVDQQKLSRSLDAVVEDAVNAVGVDLNTASAPLLSRVSGLGPSIADAIVRHRDSEGRFETRKDLLKVARLGGRTFEQCAGFLRIPNGKEPLDSSSVHPEAYGVAKKIVAACGRDLRALMGDSAVLKSVDPRQFIDEKFGLPTVRDIIAELEKPGRDPRPSFKTATFAEGVNEISDLTPGMVLEGTVTNVAAFGAFVDIGVHQDGLVHVSQLADRFVKDPHEVVKAGDVVKVRVVEVDAKRKRIALSMKRDDGSSAPPPRGDSRANQGSRPQNERRPAAQKPESQGAFGAALAEAMKRK; translated from the coding sequence ATGGCCGCAGACCTCCGTTTTCTCGCAGCCCGCATCTCCGCCGAAATCAACGCCCGGCCCGAACAGGCCAAAGCCGCCATCGAGCTGCTCGACGAAGGCTCCACCGTGCCCTTCATCGCCCGCTACCGCAAGGAAGTGACGGGCGGGCTTGACGATACGCAGCTGCGCAATCTCGCCGAGCGGCTGGTCTATCTGCGCGAACTCGAAGCCCGGCGCGACGCGATTGTCGAATCGATTACCGGCCAGGGCAAGATGACCGACGAGCTGATGACCAAGGTCGCAGGCGCCGAAACCAAGGCCGAGCTTGAGGATCTCTATCTGCCCTACAAGCCGAAGCGCCGCACGCGGGCCGAAATCGCCCGTGAACGTGGCCTCGGCCCGCTCGCCGAGGCAATTCTCGCCGAACGCGCCAGGGAACCGGCGGTGTTGGCCGAAGGCTTCGTCACAGCGGATGTGCCCGATGTGAAGACGGTGCTCGAAGGCGCGCGCGACATCATCGCTGAAGGCATCGCCGAAAATGCCGACCTGCTCGGCAGGTTGCGCGCCCATATGCGCCAGGCCTCGCTGCTGAAGGCGAAAGTCGTCGACGGCAAGCAGGCGACCGGCGAGAAGTTTTCCGATTATTTCGACCATTCGGAACGCTGGGCGACCGCCCCCGGCCACCGCGCGCTCGCCATGCTACGCGGCTGGAACGAGGAGGTGCTGACGCTGACGATCGAGGCCGACGCTGAGACGACCTCTCCGAACAAGCCGGTCGAACGCATGATCGTAGCGGCTTACGAGATCGGCACGAGCCGTCCCGGCGACCGCTGGCTGATGGAGGTCGCAAGCTGGACCTGGCGTGTGAAGCTTTCCATGTCGCTCTCGCTCGACCTGATGCGGGAACTGCGCGAAAGGGCCGAAGAAGAGGCGATCCACGTCTTCGCCCGCAATCTGAAGGATCTGCTTTTGGCAGCGCCCGCCGGCTCGCGCGCAACGATGGGTCTCGATCCCGGCATCCGCACCGGCGTCAAGGTCGCCGTCGTCGATGGCACCGGCAAGGTGGTGGCGACATCGACCGTCTATCCCTTCCAGCCGAGGAACGACGTGCGTGGCGCCCAGGTCGAGCTCGCATCGCTGATCCGCAAGCACAATGTCGAGCTGATCTCGATCGGCAATGGCACCGGCAGCCGCGAAACCGAAAAGCTAGTGGCCGACATGCTGGCCGAGTTGCCGGCGCCGAAGCCGACCAAGGTCATCGTGTCGGAAGCCGGCGCCTCGGTCTATTCCGCCTCGGCAACCGCAGCGGCAGAATTCCCCGATCTCGACGTGTCGCTGCGCGGCGCCGTCTCCATCGCGCGGCGCTTGCAGGATCCACTGGCCGAACTCGTCAAGATCGAGCCGAAGTCGATCGGCGTCGGCCAGTATCAGCACGACGTCGACCAGCAGAAGCTGTCGCGTTCGCTCGATGCGGTGGTGGAAGACGCGGTGAATGCCGTCGGCGTCGATCTCAACACCGCGTCTGCGCCGCTGCTCTCGCGCGTCTCCGGCCTCGGCCCGTCGATCGCCGACGCCATCGTCCGCCACCGCGACAGCGAAGGCCGTTTCGAGACGCGAAAGGATCTGCTGAAGGTCGCCCGCCTCGGCGGCCGCACTTTCGAGCAATGCGCCGGCTTCCTGCGCATCCCCAACGGCAAGGAGCCGCTCGACTCCTCCTCGGTCCACCCTGAGGCCTATGGCGTCGCCAAGAAGATCGTCGCTGCCTGCGGCCGCGATCTGCGCGCGCTGATGGGCGACAGCGCGGTGTTGAAATCGGTTGATCCGCGTCAGTTCATCGACGAGAAATTCGGCCTGCCGACGGTCAGGGACATCATCGCGGAGCTGGAAAAGCCCGGCCGCGACCCGCGTCCGAGCTTCAAGACTGCGACCTTTGCGGAGGGCGTCAATGAAATTTCCGACCTGACGCCTGGCATGGTGCTGGAAGGCACGGTGACCAACGTCGCCGCCTTCGGCGCTTTCGTCGATATCGGCGTGCACCAGGATGGCCTGGTGCATGTGTCCCAGCTTGCCGATCGCTTCGTCAAGGATCCCCACGAGGTCGTCAAGGCGGGCGATGTCGTCAAGGTGCGGGTTGTCGAAGTCGACGCCAAGCGCAAGCGCATCGCTCTCTCCATGAAACGCGATGACGGTTCTTCAGCGCCGCCGCCGCGGGGTGATTCTCGCGCGAACCAGGGTTCCCGGCCGCAGAACGAGCGCCGGCCTGCAGCTCAGAAACCGGAGAGCCAGGGCGCTTTCGGCGCAGCACTTGCCGAAGCGATGAAGCGAAAATAA
- a CDS encoding histidine phosphatase family protein has product MSNAFPEIYLVRHGETEWSLSGRHTGRSDIPLTANGEAAARKLADRLAGLAFSAVWSSPSERARKTCALAGFGSGAVIKDDLAEWDYGAYEGITTKAILADRPGWQLFRDGCPKGEFAADVGARADAVIHALRQTAGTILIYSSSHFLRVLAARWLGLPPEDGSRFVLDTASISVLGYEHDLTEPVIRRWNQR; this is encoded by the coding sequence ATGAGCAATGCGTTTCCCGAGATCTACCTGGTCCGCCATGGTGAAACCGAATGGAGCCTGTCCGGGCGCCATACCGGACGTAGCGATATTCCATTGACGGCGAACGGCGAGGCCGCCGCCCGCAAACTCGCCGACCGGCTGGCGGGCCTTGCCTTCTCCGCCGTCTGGTCGAGCCCGTCCGAGCGGGCCCGCAAGACCTGCGCGCTCGCCGGATTCGGCTCGGGCGCGGTGATCAAGGACGATCTCGCCGAATGGGACTATGGCGCTTATGAAGGCATCACCACCAAGGCGATCCTTGCCGACCGCCCCGGCTGGCAGCTCTTTCGCGATGGCTGCCCGAAGGGCGAGTTCGCCGCCGATGTCGGCGCCCGCGCAGACGCCGTCATCCATGCGCTTCGCCAAACGGCCGGCACCATCCTGATCTACTCAAGCTCGCATTTCCTGCGTGTGCTGGCCGCCCGCTGGCTTGGTCTGCCGCCCGAAGACGGCTCCCGTTTCGTGCTCGATACGGCCAGCATCAGCGTGCTCGGCTATGAACACGATCTGACCGAACCGGTCATCCGCCGCTGGAACCAGAGATAG